The Candidatus Uhrbacteria bacterium genome has a segment encoding these proteins:
- a CDS encoding glycosyltransferase family 4 protein, with product MKLVYVANSRFPSEKAQSDQVMAMCRSFALLGHEVTLLVPDRKPVQHEDPFIYYGVEPSFSFKRLPCIDGIRWMWLGRIGLWIQTSTFLWSLRKELRRLKPDVVFSRELYVFGVPGIPGKRVWESHALHHSWWATKIAKSLDTIVTLTKASKDRLVESGVDAARIAVESDAVDPKMFERKYDRSEVRRELGIDADTYVCLYTGKFTTMNMSKGLDESIEAIDRLAKKGKKILLLAVGGTPQELERYSVKADTSVRLLGHQPQATLGKFYAAADLLLMPFPYTEHYAYYMSPLKLFEYLMSGVPMVATDLPSVREIVSEASAFIAKPGDIDSLETEIQKAIDRPDEARQKALEAKRISAHYTWIERAKRICAILWP from the coding sequence ATGAAGCTCGTCTACGTCGCAAATAGCCGATTTCCTTCGGAAAAGGCGCAGAGCGATCAGGTGATGGCGATGTGCCGTTCTTTTGCGTTGCTTGGACATGAGGTGACGTTGCTTGTTCCTGATCGTAAGCCGGTGCAGCATGAGGACCCGTTTATTTATTATGGCGTCGAGCCTTCATTTTCTTTTAAGCGCCTTCCTTGCATCGATGGTATCCGTTGGATGTGGCTTGGACGTATCGGTCTTTGGATTCAGACATCGACGTTTCTTTGGTCGCTACGCAAAGAATTGCGCCGCTTGAAGCCGGATGTCGTGTTTAGTCGAGAGCTGTATGTGTTTGGTGTTCCAGGGATTCCGGGGAAACGTGTCTGGGAATCACATGCACTGCATCATTCTTGGTGGGCTACGAAGATCGCGAAGAGTTTGGACACGATTGTGACGTTGACGAAGGCGAGTAAAGATCGTTTGGTGGAGTCTGGCGTTGATGCCGCGCGTATCGCTGTTGAGTCGGATGCTGTTGATCCCAAGATGTTTGAACGGAAATATGATCGTTCGGAAGTTCGTCGAGAGCTGGGTATCGATGCAGATACGTATGTTTGTCTTTACACAGGCAAATTTACGACGATGAACATGTCCAAAGGTTTGGATGAGTCGATTGAGGCGATCGACCGGCTTGCGAAGAAGGGAAAAAAGATTCTCTTGCTTGCCGTTGGAGGAACGCCGCAAGAATTGGAACGCTATTCCGTGAAAGCGGATACGAGTGTGCGGTTATTGGGGCACCAGCCGCAGGCGACGCTAGGAAAGTTTTACGCGGCTGCAGACCTCTTGTTGATGCCGTTTCCGTATACGGAGCATTACGCCTATTACATGTCGCCGCTTAAATTGTTTGAGTATCTCATGAGTGGCGTGCCGATGGTGGCGACGGATTTGCCGAGCGTGCGCGAGATTGTCTCGGAGGCGAGTGCGTTTATTGCCAAGCCTGGCGATATCGATTCATTGGAAACGGAGATCCAAAAAGCGATCGACAGACCGGACGAGGCTAGACAAAAGGCGCTTGAAGCAAAGCGGATTTCAGCCCACTATACTTGGATTGAGCGTGCCAAACGCATTTGCGCTATCTTATGGCCATGA
- a CDS encoding glycosyltransferase: MISFIFPAYNEAENLKRIPKEVIPVFDALGMPYEIVVIDDGSRDETAAVAESLGGPVRLVKHEKNAGLGSAVRTGIRESKGDLVVTMDSDLTFAPELVKELLARYQQGDVDVVSGSPKLAGYGKDIPSYRIFISHIATMIYKVVVGANVTAVSPIFRLYQREHLIELPIKATGFDINAEILFHLVRRGRRVAEIPAPLTVRIHGESNLDYRKEMRRHLRLIASMLKMRLLGTDRV, encoded by the coding sequence ATGATTTCATTCATTTTTCCGGCTTATAATGAGGCCGAGAATTTGAAGCGGATCCCGAAGGAGGTGATTCCTGTTTTTGATGCTTTGGGAATGCCGTATGAGATCGTTGTGATCGACGATGGCAGCCGCGATGAAACGGCGGCTGTTGCAGAATCGCTTGGAGGTCCGGTGCGTCTTGTGAAGCATGAAAAAAATGCCGGACTCGGTTCTGCGGTGCGCACTGGTATTCGCGAGTCCAAGGGGGATTTGGTTGTGACGATGGATAGCGATTTAACTTTTGCCCCGGAACTCGTCAAAGAGCTGCTCGCACGTTATCAGCAAGGGGATGTGGATGTTGTTTCCGGATCGCCAAAGCTTGCAGGATATGGAAAAGATATTCCTTCCTACCGCATTTTTATTTCGCATATCGCGACAATGATTTACAAAGTTGTCGTCGGTGCAAATGTGACAGCGGTCAGTCCGATCTTTCGATTGTATCAGCGCGAGCATTTGATCGAGCTGCCGATTAAGGCTACGGGTTTTGATATTAACGCGGAGATCTTGTTCCATCTCGTGCGACGCGGACGTCGTGTTGCGGAAATTCCGGCGCCGCTAACGGTTCGAATTCATGGCGAGAGCAATCTGGATTACCGCAAAGAAATGAGGCGTCATCTCCGTTTGATTGCGAGCATGCTCAAAATGCGTTTACTTGGGACGGATCGCGTATGA
- a CDS encoding class I SAM-dependent methyltransferase gives MKLTRQTALKIHFILDQLLPPLLRDAQWFMSIPMRLLYKDRAHVFLNFKEKAWSMTEEEFAQAYRDVEPVLMERDTDLTDEAIHAVMGEIVGSDVLEAGCGKGVLVGKLSEQARVTATDIIISDEAKRRAPSATFLEANVEALPFPDRQFDTVVCTHTLEHVRDLAKSLSELRRLAKKKLVIVVPKQRPYRYTFDLHLHFFPYRSSLLGAFGRPLGTVSLREVGGDWLYTETLATEA, from the coding sequence ATGAAATTGACGCGTCAAACAGCGCTGAAGATCCATTTTATTTTGGATCAGCTTTTGCCGCCGCTTTTACGTGATGCGCAATGGTTCATGTCAATTCCGATGCGTCTGCTTTATAAAGATCGTGCACATGTTTTTTTGAACTTTAAAGAAAAGGCTTGGTCGATGACCGAGGAAGAGTTTGCTCAGGCGTATCGCGATGTCGAGCCGGTGCTGATGGAGCGCGATACGGATTTAACGGATGAAGCGATTCATGCGGTGATGGGCGAGATTGTCGGATCTGATGTTTTGGAAGCAGGGTGCGGGAAAGGGGTATTGGTCGGAAAATTATCAGAGCAGGCGCGTGTCACGGCAACGGATATTATTATAAGCGATGAAGCAAAACGACGGGCGCCGAGTGCGACGTTTTTGGAGGCGAATGTGGAAGCGTTGCCGTTTCCTGATCGGCAATTTGATACGGTTGTATGCACGCATACGCTCGAGCATGTCCGTGATTTGGCCAAGTCTTTATCCGAGCTTAGGCGCCTCGCAAAAAAGAAGCTGGTGATCGTTGTTCCAAAGCAAAGACCGTATCGATATACGTTTGATTTGCATCTGCATTTTTTCCCGTATCGATCATCGTTGTTAGGTGCTTTTGGGAGGCCTTTGGGTACGGTTTCTTTGCGTGAAGTTGGCGGAGATTGGCTGTATACGGAGACGCTTGCAACAGAGGCCTAA
- a CDS encoding UDP-N-acetylglucosamine 2-epimerase has translation MGIPDPDIHLGVGAGDRIAQSQRITAALIPLLQERKPNAIIVVGDVTSSAAGAMAGVAANIPVVHVEAGLRSHNWRMPEELNRMIADHHSDYLFVSDEAGLEHLESERIPKEKSITSAMS, from the coding sequence TTGGGAATTCCTGATCCGGACATTCATTTGGGCGTTGGAGCTGGTGACCGCATCGCCCAATCACAAAGAATTACCGCTGCACTTATTCCTCTTTTGCAGGAGCGCAAGCCAAACGCGATTATTGTTGTTGGAGATGTGACTTCGAGCGCTGCCGGTGCGATGGCTGGTGTTGCTGCAAACATTCCTGTCGTGCACGTGGAGGCTGGATTACGTTCCCATAACTGGCGCATGCCGGAAGAATTGAACCGCATGATCGCTGATCATCACTCGGATTATTTGTTTGTGTCGGATGAAGCGGGGCTCGAGCATCTTGAGAGCGAACGTATTCCAAAAGAAAAATCCATTACGTCGGCAATGTCATGA
- a CDS encoding UDP-N-acetylglucosamine 2-epimerase, whose protein sequence is MIDSLRKAEPIAESSTILEQHSITPQSYGVLTLHRPETVDSPETLRVVWESLKKISETLPLIFPVHPRTKSRMQELAGENSRIKIVDPIGYMDMIKLVKNSKLVLTDSGGLQEETTAMSVPCITLRDETERPSTVVYGTSEVVGRDPEKIIEAFERAMRGDWKNGGLPPNWDGKTAERIAEILAKLL, encoded by the coding sequence ATGATCGATTCGCTGCGTAAGGCGGAACCGATTGCGGAATCATCGACGATTCTTGAACAGCATTCGATCACGCCTCAATCGTACGGTGTTTTGACTCTGCATCGTCCTGAGACGGTTGATAGTCCGGAGACGCTTCGAGTGGTTTGGGAATCGCTTAAGAAGATTTCTGAAACGCTGCCGCTGATTTTTCCGGTGCATCCGCGCACTAAGTCGCGCATGCAGGAGCTTGCCGGCGAAAATTCCCGTATCAAGATCGTTGATCCGATTGGTTACATGGACATGATTAAGCTGGTGAAAAATTCCAAGCTTGTCCTGACGGATTCCGGCGGTTTGCAGGAAGAGACGACGGCGATGTCTGTTCCATGCATTACATTGCGCGATGAGACCGAACGTCCATCAACGGTTGTTTATGGTACGAGTGAAGTGGTCGGTCGTGATCCCGAGAAAATTATCGAGGCGTTTGAACGTGCGATGCGAGGCGACTGGAAAAACGGCGGCTTGCCTCCAAATTGGGATGGGAAGACGGCGGAGCGCATCGCGGAAATTTTAGCGAAACTTTTGTAA
- a CDS encoding glycosyltransferase family 4 protein produces the protein MSKRLLFITPKINDKDDDVAFAALWAKGFTDAGFDVTIICGEKGETSLPNVYSVEHKQGGSRLGSLMRFWKLMFTLKYDRVFVHMNTRWLAAGALYWKLKGIPTYLWFTHYTRTATLKFGEIAVTRFFCATKESLPHYEGDPRKIVTGHGIDTEYWNVPELPESERKDAKHLLAVHRISRSKRLDIVLRALALLPPEYTLTHYGRPLDPSADNNYQGEIESLVKDLGLTERVRFMGSVPMPSLREIYPRFRVFINLVPKTIDKSALEAMYCGLTPVIIQGSCRCDWVSGFS, from the coding sequence ATGTCCAAACGTCTCTTGTTTATCACGCCCAAGATCAACGACAAGGACGATGATGTAGCGTTTGCTGCTTTGTGGGCCAAGGGTTTCACGGATGCCGGTTTTGACGTGACGATTATTTGCGGCGAGAAAGGAGAGACGAGTTTGCCGAATGTGTACTCGGTCGAGCACAAGCAGGGCGGATCGCGCTTGGGATCGCTCATGCGTTTTTGGAAGCTGATGTTTACGCTCAAATACGATCGGGTATTTGTGCACATGAACACGCGCTGGCTTGCGGCAGGTGCGTTGTATTGGAAGTTGAAAGGTATTCCGACGTATTTATGGTTCACGCATTACACGCGTACCGCGACGTTGAAGTTTGGCGAGATTGCGGTTACGCGATTTTTTTGCGCGACCAAGGAATCGCTTCCGCACTATGAAGGCGATCCACGTAAGATCGTGACCGGTCATGGTATCGATACGGAATATTGGAATGTGCCGGAATTACCGGAGAGCGAGCGCAAAGATGCAAAGCATTTGTTGGCCGTGCATCGTATCTCGCGATCCAAACGGCTTGATATTGTGCTGCGTGCGCTTGCGTTGCTTCCGCCTGAATACACGCTGACGCATTATGGTCGTCCGCTTGATCCGTCGGCGGATAATAATTATCAGGGCGAGATCGAGTCGCTTGTGAAAGATTTAGGTTTGACCGAGCGCGTGCGGTTTATGGGTTCGGTGCCGATGCCCTCGCTGCGTGAGATTTATCCGCGTTTCCGCGTGTTTATCAATTTGGTTCCAAAGACGATCGACAAGTCGGCGCTTGAAGCGATGTATTGCGGTTTGACGCCTGTCATTATTCAGGGGTCATGCAGATGCGATTGGGTATCCGGATTTTCCTAA
- the asnB gene encoding asparagine synthase (glutamine-hydrolyzing) translates to MCGINGFTWRDPGLLRKMHELTSHRGPDDQGLWETESVSFAHNRLSIIDLSPGGHQPMASPDGRFTIVFNGEIYNYRELRSQLSGVRFQSGSDTEVLLAAWEAWGEKCLEKLNGIFAFALWDRDEKSLRLVRDQIGVKPLYYFYDGKHLAFSSEMKALLPILSERKIDREALNAYFRLLYVPGEKTMVEGLKRLMPGHVATFKDGAFDIKPFWKLQEGASIGSYEEAVAGVRERLKASVARQLVSDRPVGVFLSGGIDSSAILGLASEAASGPLKAFTVSYASDFQQEKYNADAELAAKTAKHFGAEHHVIRLDAMMARDLFETTAWHMDEPVANHIQTSTYALAQFAKPEITVALGGDGGDELFGGYPRYWYAAQLNRLHRLPFPWSIFQFAPKDSWKKLAAKSGLERHLSFVAQKEADISSVLKREMNDPFATSMILSPYFSGSWKDQTNWLPDESLIRTDRLTMAHGLEQRVPILDVDLVEYAFRIPSKYKLGDRKQGKRVLIDAMKPWIAPHLLNEEKRAWNSPMAKWIRGPLLPFMKEILSPGYAPGSEAYLDFDGLQAMLKDHVDVRKYALAPLWSAVSFQLWYKQVFSGK, encoded by the coding sequence ATGTGTGGCATTAATGGTTTTACATGGCGTGATCCCGGGCTCTTGCGAAAAATGCATGAGCTGACGAGTCATCGCGGTCCGGATGATCAGGGGTTATGGGAAACCGAGTCCGTGTCTTTTGCGCACAATCGGCTTTCGATTATTGATTTGTCGCCAGGCGGGCATCAGCCGATGGCCTCGCCGGACGGACGATTTACGATTGTTTTTAATGGGGAGATCTATAATTATCGCGAGCTTCGGTCGCAGTTGTCAGGGGTCAGGTTTCAGTCGGGGTCGGATACGGAGGTTTTGTTGGCTGCATGGGAGGCTTGGGGAGAGAAGTGTTTGGAAAAATTGAATGGGATTTTTGCGTTTGCGCTTTGGGATCGTGATGAAAAGAGTTTGCGGCTCGTGCGCGATCAGATCGGCGTAAAGCCATTGTATTATTTTTATGACGGCAAGCATCTTGCGTTTTCATCTGAGATGAAGGCGCTTTTGCCGATTTTGTCTGAGCGCAAGATCGACCGTGAAGCGCTGAATGCGTATTTCCGATTGTTGTATGTTCCCGGCGAGAAGACGATGGTGGAGGGTCTCAAGCGTTTGATGCCAGGACATGTCGCGACATTTAAAGATGGAGCGTTTGACATTAAGCCGTTTTGGAAATTACAGGAAGGTGCCAGTATCGGTAGTTATGAAGAAGCGGTAGCCGGTGTGCGCGAGCGCTTGAAGGCGTCGGTTGCAAGGCAACTGGTTTCAGATCGACCTGTGGGCGTGTTTTTGTCCGGAGGCATCGATTCATCGGCTATTCTTGGGTTAGCGAGCGAAGCGGCTAGTGGACCGCTGAAGGCGTTTACGGTTTCTTACGCCTCGGATTTTCAACAAGAAAAATACAACGCCGATGCAGAGCTTGCTGCAAAGACCGCAAAACATTTTGGCGCAGAACATCATGTGATTAGATTGGATGCGATGATGGCGCGTGATTTATTTGAGACAACGGCTTGGCACATGGATGAGCCGGTCGCAAATCATATCCAAACATCGACGTATGCGCTCGCGCAATTTGCCAAGCCGGAAATTACGGTGGCGCTCGGAGGCGACGGCGGTGATGAATTGTTTGGAGGGTATCCGCGCTATTGGTATGCGGCGCAATTGAATCGATTGCATCGTTTGCCTTTCCCTTGGAGTATTTTTCAATTTGCGCCCAAGGATTCTTGGAAAAAATTGGCAGCCAAGTCTGGGTTGGAACGGCATCTTTCTTTTGTAGCGCAAAAAGAGGCGGATATTTCATCTGTCTTGAAACGAGAGATGAATGATCCGTTTGCAACATCAATGATTCTCTCGCCATATTTTTCTGGTTCTTGGAAAGACCAGACGAACTGGTTGCCGGATGAATCGCTTATCAGAACGGACCGTCTGACGATGGCTCATGGATTGGAGCAGCGCGTCCCTATTTTGGATGTTGATTTGGTCGAGTACGCGTTCCGTATTCCTTCGAAATATAAATTAGGCGACCGTAAACAGGGGAAGCGCGTGCTGATCGATGCGATGAAGCCGTGGATTGCTCCGCATCTTTTGAATGAGGAGAAACGAGCTTGGAATTCACCGATGGCCAAGTGGATTCGAGGTCCGCTTTTGCCTTTTATGAAGGAGATTCTCTCACCAGGATATGCTCCGGGCAGTGAAGCGTATCTCGATTTTGATGGTCTTCAGGCTATGCTTAAAGATCATGTCGATGTGCGTAAATATGCTCTGGCTCCGCTATGGTCAGCGGTTTCTTTTCAGCTCTGGTATAAGCAGGTTTTTTCTGGTAAATAA
- the wecB gene encoding UDP-N-acetylglucosamine 2-epimerase (non-hydrolyzing), with product MLAVILGTRPEIIKTAPVVLEAQRRGIPVVIIHTGQHYDDALDGIFFRELGLPQPVMNLGVGSMPVLKQLGAMIDRLHDAFQSLQPKVVMVQGDTNSVLAGALAAHKVGIKVAHLEAGLRSDDWEMPEEANRVLAGFVADFHFCPTEVQRDRLKGETVMDDVHVVGNTVVDAALHYREIAKSSDVLMRFKIDGPYALLTMHRPSNVDDSERLRSMIEMLSRLAERRAWKMVFPVHPRTKSRLVASGLWDELLVRILGLAEGAFYECLVSLLQYGTS from the coding sequence ATGTTAGCTGTCATTTTGGGGACTCGACCCGAGATCATTAAGACGGCTCCGGTGGTGCTTGAGGCCCAGCGGCGCGGTATTCCTGTTGTTATTATCCACACCGGCCAGCATTACGATGATGCCTTAGACGGGATTTTTTTTCGTGAGTTAGGGTTGCCGCAACCGGTCATGAATTTGGGTGTGGGATCGATGCCTGTGTTGAAACAGTTGGGAGCGATGATTGATCGTTTGCATGATGCGTTTCAATCGCTTCAGCCAAAAGTCGTCATGGTGCAAGGCGATACGAATTCTGTTTTAGCGGGTGCATTGGCTGCGCATAAAGTCGGAATCAAGGTTGCGCATTTAGAAGCGGGTTTGCGCAGTGATGATTGGGAGATGCCCGAGGAGGCGAATCGTGTCTTGGCCGGTTTTGTAGCTGACTTCCATTTTTGTCCGACGGAGGTGCAGCGTGACCGATTGAAAGGCGAGACGGTGATGGATGATGTGCATGTTGTTGGGAATACGGTTGTTGATGCGGCGTTACATTATCGGGAGATAGCAAAATCATCTGATGTTTTGATGCGCTTCAAGATTGATGGACCGTATGCATTGTTAACGATGCATCGGCCGTCGAATGTCGATGATTCAGAGCGATTGCGCTCGATGATTGAGATGCTTTCACGTCTTGCTGAGCGACGTGCATGGAAAATGGTGTTCCCTGTACATCCACGTACCAAGTCTCGTCTTGTAGCCAGCGGCTTGTGGGATGAGCTCTTGGTACGCATTTTGGGGCTGGCAGAGGGCGCTTTTTACGAGTGCCTTGTGTCTTTGCTCCAATACGGAACGTCCTGA
- a CDS encoding methyltransferase domain-containing protein produces MEHVPRPWDAVREIHRVLKPGGIAFFYVPFLSPYHAMPGYYGDYFRFTEDAVRSLCADFSTLDFRPIRGPVETIIHLLPGVLSHSWVRLLGRRIDSLRKSSGKQVSGYSFFVRK; encoded by the coding sequence TTGGAGCATGTTCCTAGACCTTGGGATGCCGTGCGAGAAATCCATCGTGTTCTCAAGCCTGGGGGAATCGCGTTTTTTTATGTTCCGTTTCTCTCTCCTTATCATGCGATGCCGGGATATTATGGAGATTATTTCCGTTTTACCGAAGACGCTGTCCGATCGCTTTGCGCAGATTTTTCAACTCTGGATTTCCGGCCGATCCGTGGTCCGGTTGAAACGATTATTCATCTTTTGCCAGGCGTACTGAGTCATTCATGGGTGCGCTTGTTGGGTAGAAGGATTGATTCGTTGCGTAAATCTTCTGGGAAGCAAGTTTCTGGATATAGTTTTTTTGTACGAAAATAA
- a CDS encoding Gfo/Idh/MocA family oxidoreductase → MKILVVGVGYWGPNVVRNLVEFPEVESIGISDLDTAKAAKMVAKFPKTHVAKPAPDAFADGYDAAIIVTPVDTHASLAEAALANGLHVLVEKPLTRTIDEAKQLIAKADAADKRLMVGHVFHYKPEVRALVDLVKSGELGTVKYLDSVRVNLGLFRSDVNVLWDLAPHDLTIFEALLEKQPQRVSAIGAKHVLHPTSPQETMVYMTLDYGDGTLGHVHVNWYSPVKQRLMMVGGDKKMAVYDDINTAEPIRVYDRGTYDPTGDSPAYPALRTGAVEIPHIKQEEPLRAQLREFFASITEGRAPMTDGHAGLRVVKVLEAAMRSLKQDGVFVSLD, encoded by the coding sequence ATGAAAATCCTTGTTGTCGGTGTTGGGTATTGGGGTCCAAATGTCGTCCGTAACCTCGTGGAGTTTCCAGAGGTCGAGTCGATTGGCATTTCCGATCTTGATACGGCTAAGGCGGCTAAAATGGTTGCGAAATTTCCTAAGACGCATGTAGCCAAGCCGGCACCGGATGCATTTGCTGACGGATACGATGCGGCGATTATTGTGACGCCGGTTGATACGCATGCCTCCCTTGCGGAAGCGGCTTTAGCAAATGGGTTGCATGTCCTGGTCGAGAAGCCGCTTACTCGTACGATTGATGAGGCAAAACAGTTGATCGCGAAAGCGGATGCTGCCGACAAGCGATTGATGGTCGGCCATGTATTTCATTATAAACCGGAAGTTCGTGCGTTGGTCGATCTTGTGAAGTCTGGAGAGCTTGGAACGGTGAAATATTTGGATTCCGTGCGTGTGAATTTGGGATTGTTCCGCAGCGATGTGAATGTTCTTTGGGATTTAGCTCCGCATGACCTTACAATTTTTGAGGCATTGCTCGAGAAACAGCCTCAGCGTGTCTCTGCGATTGGGGCGAAACATGTTTTGCACCCAACGAGTCCGCAAGAAACGATGGTGTATATGACGCTGGATTATGGCGATGGAACGCTTGGTCATGTACACGTCAATTGGTACTCTCCAGTGAAGCAGCGCTTGATGATGGTTGGCGGTGACAAGAAGATGGCTGTTTATGACGATATCAATACCGCGGAACCGATTCGCGTGTATGACCGTGGAACTTATGATCCGACGGGTGATAGCCCGGCTTATCCTGCGTTAAGAACCGGAGCTGTCGAGATTCCGCATATCAAGCAAGAGGAGCCGCTTCGTGCGCAGCTACGAGAGTTTTTCGCATCCATTACCGAGGGTCGTGCTCCGATGACAGATGGTCACGCCGGTTTGCGCGTTGTGAAGGTTTTGGAAGCGGCGATGCGATCGTTGAAACAGGATGGAGTTTTTGTTTCGTTGGACTAA
- a CDS encoding DegT/DnrJ/EryC1/StrS aminotransferase family protein has translation MVMRPTDLPIDLRITPFDTAAYGIDPGPAADGKKLLDEVLGTDVWTFFPRAMFAIAGCLMEYRDQGRLTADDEVLISTTTGTPYISSCVTRAIESVCKWSQIPSDKTKAVFLIHEFGFPNPHAAEMRAFCDQRGIPLIEDLAYGWGSEGTGNWGDVKIVSFTKLFPVQFGGALVGMSIPPERHWKVLRSSDPAKGEEVLGLLPKVWQPMAEIRAKRQEIWNLYADRLAQVIDPWMAIEPGVMPGAFIAKLKDEEEMKRVQAFVLPFGIEVGNWYHHASIFVPCHQRMTSRHVDYVSGAILANFRENCGIPGVRC, from the coding sequence ATGGTGATGCGTCCGACGGATTTGCCGATTGATCTTCGTATTACGCCGTTTGATACGGCTGCGTACGGAATCGATCCTGGTCCTGCGGCGGATGGCAAGAAGCTGCTGGATGAAGTGCTTGGTACGGACGTCTGGACGTTCTTTCCACGTGCGATGTTTGCGATCGCTGGGTGTTTGATGGAGTACCGCGATCAAGGCCGACTGACGGCAGATGATGAAGTACTGATCTCGACGACAACGGGCACGCCTTACATCTCGTCCTGCGTTACACGGGCGATCGAGAGCGTGTGCAAGTGGTCGCAGATTCCGTCGGACAAGACCAAGGCGGTGTTCCTGATCCATGAGTTTGGTTTTCCGAATCCCCATGCTGCGGAGATGCGAGCCTTCTGCGACCAGCGAGGAATTCCGCTCATCGAAGACTTGGCGTATGGCTGGGGCTCGGAAGGGACTGGGAATTGGGGTGATGTAAAAATCGTTTCATTCACCAAGCTTTTTCCGGTACAGTTTGGCGGTGCCCTCGTGGGTATGTCGATTCCGCCGGAACGTCATTGGAAGGTCTTGCGCAGCTCTGATCCTGCAAAAGGTGAAGAGGTGCTTGGACTTTTGCCTAAGGTTTGGCAGCCGATGGCCGAGATTCGTGCCAAGCGCCAAGAGATCTGGAATCTTTATGCCGACCGACTCGCGCAGGTAATTGATCCTTGGATGGCGATCGAACCGGGTGTGATGCCTGGTGCGTTCATCGCCAAACTCAAGGACGAAGAAGAGATGAAGCGCGTTCAAGCCTTTGTTCTACCGTTCGGTATCGAGGTTGGGAACTGGTATCATCACGCGTCGATCTTTGTTCCGTGTCACCAACGGATGACTAGCCGTCACGTTGACTATGTTTCCGGAGCGATCCTCGCAAATTTCCGCGAGAATTGCGGGATTCCCGGAGTGCGCTGCTGA
- a CDS encoding acyltransferase, whose amino-acid sequence MKRGGYKAGVELDLSEDVHPNFAKLGDRVRIRTGTILFGSEREPLVIGDDVYINARCVIHGGSAQIKIGSRVTLAVGVVIHSDSGPNTSPLLQKSYPIIAKPVTIEDDVWIGDYAVILPGVRIGKGSVVGTHSVVKSDVAPGTVVAGQPARLTKKL is encoded by the coding sequence ATGAAACGCGGTGGGTACAAGGCTGGTGTCGAACTCGATCTTTCGGAAGATGTCCATCCCAACTTCGCGAAGCTTGGCGATCGTGTGCGGATTCGGACGGGAACTATCCTGTTCGGTTCGGAGCGTGAGCCTCTCGTCATCGGTGACGACGTGTACATCAACGCGCGTTGCGTGATCCATGGCGGCAGCGCTCAGATCAAGATCGGTAGCCGCGTGACGCTGGCCGTTGGCGTCGTGATCCACAGCGATTCGGGTCCCAATACTTCGCCGCTGCTCCAGAAGAGTTATCCGATCATCGCCAAGCCGGTGACGATCGAGGACGATGTCTGGATCGGCGATTACGCCGTGATCCTGCCCGGTGTGAGAATCGGGAAGGGGAGCGTGGTCGGCACGCACAGCGTCGTGAAGAGTGATGTGGCTCCGGGGACGGTTGTCGCCGGTCAGCCAGCGCGGCTGACCAAGAAGCTCTGA